The following are from one region of the Apium graveolens cultivar Ventura unplaced genomic scaffold, ASM990537v1 ctg8354, whole genome shotgun sequence genome:
- the LOC141704870 gene encoding LOW QUALITY PROTEIN: methyltransferase-like protein 2 (The sequence of the model RefSeq protein was modified relative to this genomic sequence to represent the inferred CDS: inserted 1 base in 1 codon; substituted 1 base at 1 genomic stop codon) gives YQTLPNRFFLSLPIKQLSHTEGALVALWVTNREKITSFCXERTIPQWXVKYVATMYWVKVRPDGSLISDLDLFHHRPYECLLLGYCYNEAVDCDRYSGLKPIPDNQVFISVPGDYSRKPPVGELLMDYAPGLEPRRLELFSREMLAGWTSWGNEPLHFQASSHFK, from the exons GTACCAAACTTTGCCTAACCGATTCTTTTTATCTCTTCCTATAAAGCAATTAAGTCATACTGAGGGAGCACTAGTTGCTTTGTGGGTGACCAATAGAGAAAAAATTACGAGCTTTTGTTGAGAACGAACTATTCCCCAAT GAGTCAAATATGTGGCTACCATGTACTGGGTAAAGGT GCGAC CAGATGGCTCATTGATTAGCGACTTGGATCTCTTTCATCATAGACCATATGAGTGCCTACTCCTTGGTTACTGTTATAACGAG GCTGTGGATTGTGATCGATATTCTGGCTTAAAGCCTATACCGGACAATCAAGTCTTCATCAGCGTTCCTGGAGATTACTCGAGGAAACCTCCAGTTGGAG AATTGCTAATGGACTATGCACCTGGTCTTGAGCCTCGTCGCCTTGAGCTATTTTCTCGAGAGATGCTAGCTGGGTGGACTTCTTGGGGGAACGAACCCCTGCATTTTCAGGCTTCAAGTCATTTTAAGTAG